CCTATTCTCTCTCCCCTCAAGAACATAGTCCCCAATAGacagattttttttggagggcaaaGAAAAAGAGCCTGTATTTCTCTGTTTTGATTCATCAGAGGTTCATCCTTGAGGGCCCAGTGAAGCGAATGAACAGAATTTTCCGTGGCTCACTGTCTTGGCCACTGGGCCCTATCGGCAAAGCTTagtgtttatttacttttgctcgtgttatttttatttcagttcagCTGCAGCTCAGTGCGGAAAGCGTGGGGGAGGTGTATATAAAGAGCACGGAGACTGGCCAGTACTTGGCCATGGACACCGACGGGCTTTTATACGGCTCAGTAAGTATGAGACTGACATGCTCCCAGACATGGCCAATGTTTGTGGTTTCCTGAAATCGTGTTACATTGAGTGATGCAAACTCTAAAGCAACAATTAGTCtctgtttgttattttttccagTAGGATTCCCACCCTCTACCCAGCCTTATTTTAGGCACAAACATAAAAGACTTTCTGGCTGTATTGTCTCAAAATACTCAAATGGATTATCACATAGGCATAGCAGAAGCCTTGATTGAAATTTAGGTAACTATGGGACACTTGTTTCAAAATACCCAAtcctggggtcagagaggtagtagagtgggtaagacacttgtcttgcatgagctggacctgggttcaatgcctggtgtttcatatggtcttctgaacctgccaggcgtcatccctgagtgtagagtcaggaataaaccctaaacactgccccaaacaaagaaacaaacaaacaaacaaaaaacaaacaaattacagATACCAGGTTCTAACTATTTATATATGCTAGATCTTGAAAACCAGGACTTGTTATTAATGTTCTGAAAGGGtcaccaaaaagaataaaagtttaaTAACTTTGTTCAACAAACGTGTATCAAATGTTTTCAGGACCATAACACTCAAGATGCAACGATCTAACACAATGACTATGAACCAATTCTGCCCAGCAGTAAAAATCCACCATCAATTAGGAGAAaaggacatatttttttttgaggatagaTAGAACATTATTTCTTAGGCTCTATGTTACAGTTCATGAATTCCCCTCCAAATCAGTTTCTCatgctattataaatatattactattataaTATACATCATAGTATATACTATGATGCTATTATATACTATTGTGCTATTATACATGTATTGCTATAAATTTTACTTGTAtaaaaatagtttctcccaaaccCAATAGGCTTCAGATTCTCTCTTCCACTAGTAGAACGGTTGTTACTATAATTCACCTGATGTATTCAGAGGATGAGCTTCACATATTTGCCTAACTTTTCTGCTTCCCCATTGATAGCTACAAGTTCTACAATGCTTAAGAGTCCTGTTCATATTTTTaactgttttcaaaaaaaaataatccatccTGATTAAAAGTGtccgtgtgtgtttgtgtgtaaagGATATATATTCATGTTTAAGAAAATACTGTTTAGGacctgatagcacagcggtagggtgtttgccttgcaagcagccaatccagaacggatggtggttcaaatccccagcatcccatatggtcccccgagcctgccaagagtggcttctgagtgtagagtcaggagtgacccctgagtgctgctgggtgtgacccaaaaatcaaaaatagaaaagaaaataaaatgcccaAGACATTGCAATATTTATCCTAAGGTGGTGAATTACTTATCATTCAACACCGGAGTGAACTGCATGCCTCACTGCATTCACTGAATTCATTGAAttgaaaaatatgcatttttcaaACTTCCTAACATGAGTGTATGCCACCCTTGTAACTGGGGGAAGCAcataatttaaaactaaaaacaaggaaaacaatAGGCATGAATCAATAGTTAATCTCTAAGCCTTGTGCTTGGCATTGCATCAGATACAAAACTAATGCTGACAAATCCTTTTTTTTAGAGAGGATTTGGCCTGCTGATTCACCCTATGACTCAGCCATTAGTGCATGTCATTTGTTCAACATAACACAGACAGCTGAAGGGGAATGTAGCTATTCTTAACATTATCACAGATCACAGGTTGACAGCCACTAAGGGGCATCAGAAGGTGAGCAGCAACCCACACAGGCTCAAAACTGGCTACTGTACACTCCCCACCTTGGAACAATATGCATGAGATGCCAATGTCTGCACTAAGTCATTCTAGGGGAGCCAGAGCTGCCCCAGTTACATATCCTATCTGTGGTCTATCCAGGACGACAGTGACATCCACAGAGCCTCACCTAGCTGCCACCACACACAAACTAGACTACAGAGGAACAAGAAGCAGGATGTTCCACATGACATTGGTCCCTACTTATCCACTCAAGAGAACTTTATTGGATGCATCTCTACAGAATCAAATTAAATTGCCCACAGGTTATTTGAAAGGGTTTGTGTCCGAGGGACAGACAGAAAGTCAATAAGATTCCATCTTTTTACTCGGAGGAGCTTGCATCTAAAAGGACCAACAAGCCCACAAAAAGAGACATAAAAAGGGAATCAGATATCAGAAACGGGTTCATGAAGCACTTCTGGGGAAGAGATGACAGGCAGGTCACGTATTATGGAACTGAAGCAAAGTAAACATTcagcagtgtgattttttttaatacttggtAGGTTTCAGACCCAAATATTTGTACAAGTATACTAATACTTGACAAACAGAAAGTTCAAATAATTTGGATTCTTCCCACTAATAAATAAGTGACCAGTGAAAGAAGTAGTGGATGGTAGATCATTTTCAAGTAACTATACATGGGAGTTATCTTTCCAGTTCAGTGCACTTAAAGCTGCATCAGACTGTGCTGTGTAAATATGCCACAATTACATAGCCAGTCTGCTGTCCACGGACAGTCAAATGGCTTCTAATTTATTGCAGTGACACCCAACACTTCAAAAACTGTCCTTAAAAAGTGGTGTATGCTTGCTCAATTGCTTCCTAAAGAAAACTTCCTAGGAATTAAATTACTGGGGCCAGGTAAGGCACCTTTTACATTTGACACATTGCCAAATGACTCAAAGCAATGCTGACTAATTTATCTTACCAATGTTGTATGAAAATGCCCATTTACTACAGTCTCACTACAATGATGacttgtaatttttttcatcttgCAGATAGTATAGCCAACATTTACTAAATCatgtttaatttgcatttcttgtcACTGAGTTTTACATATGTTTTCCTGAATTTATTACCCATTTTTGTTAATAAAGGCCATTCCCAGAAGAACTTGGCCCACACtgccagtggtactcagaattatcactcgtgatgctcagggatcatgatgACCACATTCAGAATTGCTTAGAAGACTATGTGGGACAATGCATCAAATTCAATGCCCTAGCCaacacttgagctatctccctgcccTCTAttacttcctctttctttgttttggggtcatacctggcaggattcaggacttactcctggctctatgctcagggattatttgtgGCAGGGCTAGGTAGACCATCTAGGGTGCTGGTAATCTAAAGTAGGTTGTCATGTACAAGGCCAAGatcctacccactttgctattttCCATCTCCCTATTTTCCTTTTGgaggttggaccacacctagcaatattgaaaggttactcctggctctgcactcaggaattatgccagagatcaaacccaggtcagctgtgtgcaaggcaaattccctccttgctgtattatcactctggcctctattgCCAATTTTTAAAACAGCTGATGCAGCGGATCCTTTTAATAATCAGTCTAAACCAGAATAGTCTGATAATATCTCTCCTTGTGCACCCACATAAAAATGTGGGGAAacgaggcctgagagatagtacagcaggtaaggcacttgctttgcatggggctaattgagtttgattcccggtatcccatatggttcctcgaatCCTGCCAAGAGTCATCCCTGCATGCAGAACTAagataagccctgagcgctgcagtctgtggcccaaaacaaagcctTGCCAAACAACCCACTAAGTTCTGCCCTCTTTTGGCTTGATCTTTTTAGCAAACACCGAATGAGGAATGTTTGTTCCtggaaaggctggaggaaaaccattACAACACCTACACCTCCAAAATGCATGCCGAGAAGAACTGGTTTGTGGGTCTCAAGAAGAACGGGAGCAGCAAGCGTGGTCCTCGGACTCACTACGGCCAGAAGGCGATTTTGTTCCTTCCTCTGCCCATCTCCTCTGACTAGAGAGACGTGCTGAATACTCCCGAGGAACCTGATGGGGTTCTACCCAGCTGACCCCAGATTGTTCCTTTGACCATTGGctatgctcactcctggctccccCTGAGCCTGATCCCTTAAATAATGCACTTCCCCGTGCCCAGCACCCTCCTTTGGCCTCTAGAGCACTTTACCCAAGCCCAGTTTGGAAGGGAAGGACCAAATTGCTTCCAGGGGCCACCTGGCTGCCCATGGTGGGTCTGGTTTGAACGTCCAGTTGCTTCTGGGCTCCTGCAGGCTGAGCCTTTTTGTGCCAACATGAGGCCAAATGAGATGTGGGAAGCATCTGCCAAACCTCTAGTAAGGGCATCCAGTTCCCTCTGCTAAGTGAACCCTGCTTGTGATTTCCCCCCAACATCTGCCCTTGGTCCTTGCAAAGCCCCACAAATAGTGGCAGAGAAGCTCACAGTGATGTTACATGAATAGAAAGAGAATCCCAACAATCTCCCCTTAGATACAAAAGAGATGAAAGGCCAGGACAGTTGAaaaggtgtgggggggggggtggaggggcaAGTATATCTTAGAAGGAAGGGAAGTCTAAATTTCCAAATGACAGAAGTGGGGTTGGAAGACTGAACCTCAAGAAAGCAGTAGAAACAAGTAGCTTCAGGGTTCCTCAAAGTCTGGTCTCAGCTGGTTGCTCCGAGAGTGTGAGGTTGGAAGAGAAGCAGGTTCCTTGAAGGTGGACATTCAGCCAGGCCCAGGGAGTTTATGAGAGTGAAAAGAAAGGAGTGTCCAGGACTGTGAGGATATTTATACCCTCAAGAGGAAGACTTAGACGTGCGAAGAGTCCAGGATGCTTTGTGCAGAACCTGAGACAGAGTAGTATTGGGGTGCAGCATAATCCTCATGGATGTTCAGGATGTAGTTTGAGGGGAAATGCAGGCTCGGGGGGGTTCCTGATAAAGTCCTGTCATTTCTCACAAGCTCCCAGGTGTCAACTATGCTGCTTTTTCCTACCCCCACCACCAACTCCAAGCAGCCAGATCCAGAAGAATGGAGCACAAATGAAGGTGACTCAAAgccatcccacccccccaaaatctgCCTGGCCTTCCTCTGAAACACTGCATTCCCACCATCTCCCTGAGCATCAGAGCATACCCACAGCCCTCCCACTTGCATTAAGGAGCATGAATGCAAGGTGCTTTGACCCGATGCCTACACACTGCCCACGCAGAAGAGCTACAAAGCATACTGCAAAAACCGTTAAACCCTAGCAAACGGGTTTCCAAAGGGTCCCTGTATGTTATGATTACTTATATAAATATGCTTCCTACTTAAAGTAAACTTGACCCAAGTGGCTAGCAAATTAGAAACATTGTTCATCTCTGATATATAATACTGCTGCCATGCAAAGGCCTTTAAGAAGCCATTGAAATTCACTGTGAGACTGTTTTAATCCTATTTAAAAGTATATAGCTCAGAGGCAATTGCACTGATTAACATTCAGCTATTAGGAATGATAATAAGAGGACATGATATATAAGCTACTAAATCATCTACTACTTACACTACATTTACCTAGaaaatgagatttattttttttcccttccactGAGGTGAAATAAATTTTCCTTTGGAAATGGGGACTCTTCTGCAACCATATAATCattgtggataaagaaactatgagaaTGTTAGCTTATGTTTTTGTAAAATACTGAATGaatcattaattaaaataattccttGGCAATGGCTGTCATATTTAGAATGCAAGAGCAATGACAATTTATGAAAGTTCACAGTGACAGTGTAACTGAAAAACTGAGCTAAGTTAACATTATGGTTACTCATGCCGCTCTGCATTTGTACAACATAATGATTTCAGAACTTTAGTTTTGTTACTTGGGTAAAatgattctgttttatttgagGCAATCTTTGCAGGCAAGTTAAGGATAGTACAGTGTAACTTTAAAACTCTTTACTATGAAGATTTAGCCAGAAAAAGTACCTAGAGAGGAAATCCAAGATATTAATAATGGTCCATAATTTCTAGCATCCGAATCAAATTCAAGTATAATGTTAGCCAAGAAAAATTAAATCCTGTTGCTAACAGATGAAACAGAACTCTGTGGTTTCTGAAATCCAAATACTGTAGAAGGAACAGGGGCTGTAACTTCTACTACCTTTGCCAGTCATCTTGGGCAGATTTGTTCAATGGATTTAAGTGCCTACTTTGTACCAGATACTGGAAGGGGTACTAGGGATTTTAGGAACCTGTCTGTCTGGTCTGCTGCTGTATTCTCTCCCTGGGCattatatttatgatgaaaaaCACTGTAGAGTCATTTTTTCCCATCCAGTATAAATACCGACTTCATTGGTTCCTTCAAAATAAACACCAAGTCCCAGAAACCCATGCTTTGGAAGAATTAGCAACCCCCAAGCATAAAATGAATTCCTACTAAAGTGTAGAGACAAGGGAATGCAAGGACTTAACATTTTCAACTATAGAACTGCGTTGGCTTTAGGAGGGGGGACTGCTCTCAAAGTAGGGCGAATCTGTCTGCTACTGTAAGAAGGAAGGGAGTAGCTGCCATTTCCACACACTATTTTGAACATGCTCTGATTTCTCTAACACAGAACATTGCTGCTGTTCTTTCTCTGTGTTCCCTGAGTAAACCTTGTGGCAATGTGCCTGTAACATAGTTCCTGTGCAGACTAATTTCCAGACCAATTTTTATGAGTGGCCCAACATGCTATACCAAGTAGCAGGAACATG
This window of the Suncus etruscus isolate mSunEtr1 chromosome 14, mSunEtr1.pri.cur, whole genome shotgun sequence genome carries:
- the FGF1 gene encoding fibroblast growth factor 1 yields the protein MAEGEITTFAALTEKFDLFSGNYKQPKLLYCSNGGYFLRILPDGTVDGTRDRSDQHIQLQLSAESVGEVYIKSTETGQYLAMDTDGLLYGSQTPNEECLFLERLEENHYNTYTSKMHAEKNWFVGLKKNGSSKRGPRTHYGQKAILFLPLPISSD